ATTGAAACTcctcacaaaaaaaaatttggacCTTGTTTTAAGCAAGATTAAATTATAATTGACTACCAAACACAGCAAAATCCACTGTCTTTATTTTTTAACAGATCAGCATTTTTCAGGCAATTCTGGCAAAATGTGCTTCCCAGTTTTTTTGGAAGAAAAGACAAAAATCTTGAATTCAGGCAGAGGGAGGGAGAACTGGGTTTATTGTTTCTTAGAATATGattataataacaatgatataataaataGTAACTGATTCACATGGgtatgaaaatttaaaaatataggAATAGACATTTTTGTCCTGCTAAAGTTaaagattataaaacaatatcaacctATCATATCTTCAGCTCCACAATCTGGTTCATACCTTGAGCTCTGTTTGCGCCAAAATTATAAAgtataaaataccaaacaatatAATTGGCTGTAAAATCTTGGCATACCACTTGATGAAAGGGGCAGCTGTttattattaacaataatatttcatatattttagaattaaaacataaattttaCCAAAGATTAGCGAGAACTACGTCTACGCCTTAAAAACTATGATATCTAACCACTCTATTCATGGATCATCAAGCACTTCAGGAAAAACCATTAAAAGGAAACCTGTGCACGACAATGTGGCAAAATGACCAGAAGGGAAGCACTGGGACTTGGCTTACAAgtgttatacaaataaatcaaactAATATCAGACAACAAATTATAAATAACTAAGTCAGAATGAATACAATTAACAATACTAATATACTAAAGAAGAGCACAAAAGAATAGTttgaaaataattctaaaacTGAATTCTtctaaatcaaaacaaaattgatttcaCCTATTTAGAAACTTAATTTCCAAGATGGCGTCATAAATTTACAGGGATTAATATATAGTGGGGATAACCTTGGTGTTGCAGGGGCTGGGCTGAGCCCTTGACCAAACAACTGCTATGGATTTAGGCATGGGGGTCACTTAATTAGGCCCCACATTGGCAATAATGACCCTTGACCAATGGAGAGACAATAATTAGCATATTATGATTACATTTATACAAACCAATTTATTTGTGAAGctttattgtacaaaaatatgtctataaagagacatttgtttttttatttgatttggaATGGTGTAGATTACTGATGCCAAAATGAATTGCTGGAAAAACCTTGCAGacaaaaataaactgaaaatatcTTTTGTATTCTTTGCATTACTTTCAAATACTTACGAAACTTCAATTTTTGCACAGGCCAAGACTGCTTTAAGTTTCTGTTCCCCGTAATGGGACATAAACCTTAATGATAGTTTCTCTTCTGGCAGTCCCTTTACCACAACTTCCCCAGCAAATACACGCTTGTATGGAAATGGATGAGGGCGTCCAACAGCACTTCCTACAAAACCAAAACAGCAAACATCtcatatatacactgtaagCATGATCATTTTTTAACAATAGACAACAagtcaaaaaaagaaaaaccttAATGAAATTAATCAAGCTTCTTGGTCACTATGGCAATGTAACAAATGTAGCTTCCAGTAAATCATTACAACAAAAAGCAATTTTATCATAGCGTCTGATGTTGTGCATACCGGTAGGTATATTGAACTACATTATGGAATTACCAAGTATTATCTAACATTTGCATGTGGCTGACATTTTTCAAGAAATGTCTTCGACAGGTTTTTACTATCATATTTGATTTTCAAAGCAACATTACCATATCGTATGTTTAAATCCTGGAACACATTTATCTACTAAAATCATCATGACTTCCTTAAAGTTTCAGTTGGATATGGATGGCCAATGTACAGATGACATTTAGATGTTGCCGGTGTTCATCGTAACATTCAACTTCATcataacattattttgtttaaccttGGGGGCAGGGAAACTGCAAAATGCTTTATGGTTAAGAATCTCCTAGCATGGATTGAGTTTCATGAATATAATTACATTGGCTATGAATTCACATACCCATTTTTGTTCTTCATCAAACTTAAAACAATACTTGCCAAACAAACTGTTTAAATGCTCCATTGCCCTTTTTCGCAAAGACTTTGTATTTTCCTGCTCGACAGATAACACTGGAGTATCTACAAAATGTACAACAGGTCAATTATATATgtgaatttcaaaatatcaaatttatataaagGCATGCCAGAGCTGTTGTAGAACACCATAACTCTCTTCACAAATAAACATATCTAATCTCCAACATGAAAATCCTGCGTACATACCACTTAAGACCAGTTAGACTGGTTAGTAAGAATCAGATCAGCCTAGAACGCTACACTATCTGCTTCATGAAATCAAATATCATCATAAAAACACAGTAGAATTGATTGGACCAAAACATCCAAATAtgaattgtacatgtattacctaATTGAAGATGTGAGTGTGACATGCTGTTTTATTTGCCTCATTACACTTGATCCaaatagatatatttgttaGGTTTTGTAAAATGTGTGTTGTTGCCAAAGAACAAGGTTTTAGGTAACTAAATATCTGCCACTTCCTTGGAAATGGTGACCGGAA
This portion of the Pecten maximus unplaced genomic scaffold, xPecMax1.1, whole genome shotgun sequence genome encodes:
- the LOC117319226 gene encoding uncharacterized protein LOC117319226 isoform X3 — its product is MLSRRRENLPSQKQVSKTKPYARGISAFNAFVAEHKDTPVLSVEQENTKSLRKRAMEHLNSLFGSAVGRPHPFPYKRVFAGEVVVKGLPEEKLSLRFMSHYGEQKLKAVLACAKIEVSGCNLTSSFGRRGRGTHALVS
- the LOC117319226 gene encoding uncharacterized protein LOC117319226 isoform X2 translates to MLLLLNIKMLQLARLAVTMACLRVDCSDQSSIFIGNGEAEQFFQDNTGIVEKLHRFCVEDTPVLSVEQENTKSLRKRAMEHLNSLFGSAVGRPHPFPYKRVFAGEVVVKGLPEEKLSLRFMSHYGEQKLKAVLACAKIEVSGCNLTSSFGRRGRGTHALVS